AAGTGCGCAAGTTCGACCCCCGCATCCGCCAGTACGTGACGTACAAGGAAGCGAAGATCAAATAGGGCGCCCGCCGTGCCGCCCGTTGGGCGAATGTCGAGTCCGAAACTAGTGTCCTGAGTTAGAAAGGCCGCTCCAGATTCCCCGGAGCGGCCTTTCTTTTTCCTAACCCTGGAAGGGATGGCTCCGCAACGCGAGGAGCCTAGCACCCTTCCCTTAGGCAGCCTGCATGCGGTAGCGGCGTAGCCGCGTGGAAAACTCTTCCAAGGCCCGGATACCACTAGCCTCAGCCTCAGCGCACCACTCGCGCATCATGTCGACGAGGCGCTCGTGAGGGTGCACGCCGCTCCACATCTGGCGCAGGCGCTCGCGGAACTCGTGCACCTTCTGCAGCTGCTCGCTATTCGCGAGCACGTCGCCAAGTTCGCGCCGTGAGGGATCGTCCAGCAGCTGCGGGCTGCGGATCATCAGCTTGCGCGCACGGCGCAAGAGCTGGCGCCAGCGGGCATCATCGGCTTGCTTAGCCTCCGTCGCGAGCACCGGCAGGGTCACTCGCTTGCCGTAGTCACGCAGCACGTGCATGCGATTCGTGATGATGGCGCGCATGGTCTCGAGGTCCACGACGGGCTCGTCCATGGCAGCGATCACCGGCTTGGGAAACACCCGTCGCACCTTCGCTAGGCCGACGGCCGAGAGCATCTGGATCCAGAGCCAGCCGATATCGAACTCCCACTTGCGCACGGAGAACCGGGCGGAGCTCGGGAAGGCGTGGTGGTTGTTGTGCAGCTCCTCGCCGCCGATCCACAGGCCCCAAGGCGTGACGTTCGTGGACGCGTCCTCGCACTCGAAGTTTCGATAGCCTGTGTGATGGCCAACACCGTTGATCACGCCCGCCGCAAAGAACGGGATCATGAGCATCTGCAGGCCGAACACGGTGATCCCGGCAACCCCGAACAGCGCCAGGTCGATCAGCGCCATGCAGGTGGGCCCGGCGAAGCGCCAGCGGGAGTAGAGGTTTCGCTCGATCCAATCGTCCGGCGTGCCGCGCGAGAACTTCGCCACGGACTCCGCGTCCTTGGCCGCGTTGCGGTATAGCTCCACGCCCTCGAATAGCACCTTCTTCAAGCCGTGAACCTGAGGGCTGTGAGGATCGTCTTCCGTCTCACAGTGCGCGTGGTGCTTGCGGTGCACCCCCACCCATTCGGCGGTGACCATGCCTGTGGATAGCCAGAGCCAGAAGCGCATTACATGGCGGACGATCGGGTGCAGATCGACGCCTCTGTGAGCTTGATCGCGGTGCAGGTACAAGGTGACCGACGCGATCGTCATCTGCAGGAAAGTCAGCGTGAGTATCGTCACGCCCCAGAACTTGAGGTTCAGCAAGCCGTCGAGATATTCCATCCAGTCCTCGGGAGAGTGTCGTCGTTACTGCACCGCAATAAGCGGTGGTGCGAGAGGCACTTTAGCGGAGCGCTACGCCAGCTGACAAATCGCGCGAGATGATCTTGTGATGACCCGGGCAAAGCAGCCAACATGCCAACGTAGGTTGATGATCGGATTCACGATATCCGCAATCACCGAAGGAGGCGGCAGCGTTCTCGAAGGCGCCCCCTTCGCCCAAGATGCTAACGTGCCGGCCCCAGTCCCTCGACGGCCGAGATCACAAGCCGACGATTTGCGGTCTGTACGGAAGGAGACACGTGCCTGAGTTACCCGAAGTAGAGACCACTCGCCGTGGAATCGCCCCGCACGTGGAGGGCGGCACCCTGCAGGAGGTAGTGGTGCGCGAGTCGCGCCTACGCTGGCCCGTGCCTCCATCGCTGCCCGCCGCCAGCGCGGGCCAGCCACTAGAGGGCCTCGAGCGCCGCGCCAAATATCTCATCTTCCGCCTGCCCCGCGGCAACCTACTGCTGCACTTAGGAATGTCCGGCAGCGTCCGGGTGATAGAGCGAGGTAAGGAGCCAGCGTTGAAGCCCCACGACCACGTGGACCTGTGCTTCGATCGGGCCACCCTACGCTTGAACGATCCGCGGCGCTTTGGCTCACTTCTTTGGTCACCTCACCCAGTGTCCTCCCATCCATTGCTCGCCGAGCTCGGCCCCGAGCCCCTTGGAGATGCGTTCGACGGCGACTATCTGTTTGAGCGCTCGCGCGGTCGCCGCGGAGCGGTGAAGAATTTCTTGATGGACGGCCACGTGGTCGTGGGCGTTGGCAACATCTACGCGAGCGAATCTCTATTCGAGGCAGGGATCTCACCAACACGGCCCGCAGGACGCATCTCTCGCGCCCGCTACGTGCGCCTAGCGCAGACCGTGCGCAAGGTTCTGCAACGAGCGATCGACAGCGGCGGCAGCACCCTAAGAGACTTCCTGCGCAGCGATGGCTCCCCCGGCTACTTCCAGCTCGAACTCGCCGTCTACGGCCGCGAGGGCGAACCCTGCCGCACCTGCGGCACCGAGATTCGCCAGCGCGTGATCGGGCAGCGTGCGAGCTACTACTGCCTCCAATGCCAACGTTAGGCCGAGAACCACAGGATCGCGCCAACGGCCCCAACCCAAAGCAACACGATCGGCAGCAGGCGCCACTGAAAGGAACGCTTAGCTGACTTATGGCGTAGAAAACGCATAGCCGCGAGGGCTGCCGCCACGCCGCCTGCTACGCACAGCAGCAATAGCAAGGCCTCCGGCACGCGCACCTGGCCCGCGTCGCTGGCGAGACGCTTATCCAAGCGCCAGAATTGCCAGGTGCACAAGTTGATCGCCAGCAGCCATCCACTGAGCACCCACACGAGATACGCGCTGGGCGTTAGCGTCGGGAGTGGCCGGTAGAGATGCTGAACCGCCCAGGCGGAACCGCCAAGGAGGGCGATCAGCCAGAACCCAGCGCAGAAAGCGGCCCTAAGGTAATGGGCTTGGACAGCCGCGTGGAGTTCGGACACGCGGTTAGCGGGCTCCACGCCCCATTTCTAGGCGCCCCCGCCCGTGGCGGCCTCGGCTTGCGCCATGTCTTGCTCCAAGGCATCGCCTCCCATGAACCACCGAGACGGCAACTCACCGGCCATTAAGCGATGGTGAATCGCTAGCTCTCGATCACGCACAGCGCCGAGAAACCGATCCGCTCCGTGCATGTGCCGGAAGGCGACGAAACCGCGTTCCACGAAGTCCTGCAGCTCACCGAACCCCATCATGTGCGCTGGCCCGTGAGCCAGTTTCACGGCGGTGTAGAGCATCGGGTTTGGCACCACGCGGTCGAGGGTACGTCCAAGCTGCACCACCAGCTCGATCTGGCGCTGGCGCTCTTCTACCTCGCCCACGCGTCGGTAAGCCTGCGCATAGTCCTCAGGTTGCAGGTCCGTGCCCACCGCCACGCCGAGGTGATCGCGCAACTGAACGAGCATCTTCTCATCCAGCTCCTGGCTCATCGCGTGCAGGTCCATCGCCAAGGTGATCGAGCCGATCGCCTCCTCCGACAGGACGCGCGACATCAGCGGGTAGACCCGGCGCACATCATCGTCTCGCCGACTAAAGTCACGAGCACCGTAGATATCGGAAAGAAAGAAATCAACGGCCGGTTTGTAGCGGGGTTGAGCCTCGAGATCCTCGTAGGTCATGGCCAGGCGCTTCGCCTGCCATCCCTCGAACCAGAGCATCGCCTCGTCCGGTGGATGCATGTCCACCTGACGGCCGCGCACCTCGTGACTTCTACCTAATAGTTTCGCAAGCTTTGCTAAGTGAACACCCTTACCGCCGCGAGACTCACTCAAGAGGCCTGCTCCGTGGGCGCCGCCTTCGCGGCCAGCTCCTCATCACGCAGGGTTCGACGGAGAATCTTGCCGACGTTGCTCTTCGGCAGGTCTTCGCGAAACTCCACGTGGCGCGGCACCTTGTAGTTGGTGAGGTGCTCCCGGCAGTGAGCGATCACCGCCGCCTTGTCGAGCTGCTGGCCTTCGTCGCACACCACGAACAGCTTTACCGCCTCGCTGCTCTTGGCATCGGGCACGCCGATGGCAGCAGCCTCGAGCACGGCAGGATGCCGCACGACCACGTCCTCTATCTCGTTCGGGTAGACGTTGAAGCCCGAGACTAGAATCATGTCCTTCTTGCGGTCAGTGATGAACACGTAGCCGCGCTCATCCACGTAGCCCATATCGCCCGTGCGCAGATCGCCCGCGTCCGTCATCACCTTCGCCGTGTCCTCGGCGCGCTGCCAGTAGCCCCTCATCACCTGCGGTCCGCCAATGCAGATCTCGCCAACATCACCGCGTGGCAGTGCGTTGCCATCATCATCGCGCACGGTGACGCGGGTGGAGGAGATAGGCACGCCGATCGATCCATTGTAGGCATCGATCGTGAGGGGGTTAATGCAGGCAGCAGGGGAGGTCTCGGTGAGACCGTAGGCCTCTACTAGCGGCTTCCCGGTGACCTCGGCCCACCGCTCCGCCACGGCCCGCTGCACCGCCATGCCCCCGCCGAGGGTGATCTTCAGGGGACCGAAGTCGAGGCTCGAAAACCCTTCTGCGTGCAGCAGACCATTAAACAGCGTGTTGACGCCGGTGATCGCCGTAAAGCGATGACGGCGCAGTTCGGCGATGAAGCCGGCCATGTCACGCGGGTCGGTGATCAGCACGTTCTTACCGCCGATCTTGGTAAAGACCAGGCAGTTCGCCGTTAGGGAGAAGATATGGTAGAGCGGCAGCGCCGTGATCACGATGTCCGAGCCATCGCTCGTCAACGGCGAGAGCCAGGCGGACGATTGCTCGAGGTTCGACACCATATTGCCATGGCTCAGCATCGCGCCCTTGGCAACGCCCGTCGTACCCCCGGTGTACTGCAGGAACGCTAAATCGTCGTGGGTGAGAGCAACGTCCTGCAGGGTCGTGGAGGCTCCCTGCTTAAGCGCACTCGAAAGCGCAACGGCTCCCGCCAACTGCACCGGCGGAATCAGCTTTTTCACATACCTTACGACTGCATTGACTAGCGCCGATCGGGGCCAGGGCAACATATCTCCGATTTCGGTGGTGACTACACACTTGAGATCCGGCAGGTCGCCCTGCACGCCGGCGAGCGTTCTGGCGAAGTTCTTCAGGATGACGATGGCGGATGCGCCCGAATCGGACAGCTGGTGCTTTAGCTCGCGCGGGGTGTACATTGGGTTGACGTTTACCACCGTCATACCAGCGCGCAAGATCCCGTAGGCCACCACCGGGTATTGCAGGAGGTTGGGCAGCATCACGGCCACCCGATCGCCCTTGCTCAGACCCGCGCCCTGCTGGAGCCACGCGCCGAAAGCTGCGCTCGCTCGATCCAGTTCACGGTATGTGAGCTCGTAGCCCATATTGCTAAAGGCGGGCTTATCCGCGTAGCGCTTACAGCTCTCTTCGATCACCGCTTTGACAGAAGCGTAGCGCTGCGGCTCGATGTCTGCGGGGACGCCTGCGGGATATTCCCGAAGCCAGATTCGCTCGTCCTGGGGCGATTCAGCGCTCGACATGGGTAGGGCACTCCGAAGTGGGCTGGCGCGGGCGGAAAGGCGGCGGGGCGAGGCCATCGCGGCCCACCGCGTGTCAACTGTGTAGAACCTCCTAGTCTCGCCCAAGGCAGCATATGGCTTCAAACCGCGCGCTTGTCGACAGCAACCTGGCGCGGACGGTTCTCCGGCTGTCGGGTAGCCCACAGTCGTCGCTGCTAAGGCCTGAGATACTGCTCCCATGGGAGGTCGAAAGATCAGAGCGTTCTCCGCTGGCGTCGTGCCCGTGCGGCTCTCACCCGAGGGGCCTCGGGTGCTCTTACTGCGTGCCTATCGCCACTGGGACTTTCCAAAGGGCGGGGTGGAGGCCGGTGAGAGCCCACTGGACGCCGCGACGCGCGAGGTGGAGGAGGAGACCGGCATCACGGACCTGGAGTTCGTGTGGGGTCACGAGTTCATCGACACGGGCCCCTACGGCCCCGGCAAGGTCTCCCGCTACTACGCAGCCCTCACTCAGGAACAGCACGTTGTGCTGGGGATCAACCCGCAGCTCGGCCGCCCGGAACACCACGAGTTTCGATGGTTTTCCCTGGACGGCGCAGCCGAGCGCCTCACCCCCCGCGTGCTCTGCGTGCTGCAGTGGACGGAGCGCTTTCTCAGCGACTCGCCGTTGAGCCCGCCTCGCTCAGCAGAGTCGACATAAAGGCTAGGAACTCACGCTCCCAATCGACGAAGTGTTGGCCCGTGCCTGGACCGGAGAAACCCGTGTGTATGCGACGCACCTCACCCGCGCGATCGACGAAGATCGTGGTGGGGAAGGCGAGCACCCGGTTCAGCATCGGCAGCGTCTGCGCAGCTTTGGTCTTATCTGAAATTCCCGCGACGAGGGTGGTGTACTCGATGTCGAACTTCTCGCGGAAGCGCTTCACCTGGGCCGCCGCCGTGTCGAAGTCTTCGAAGTGCTCGTACATCAAACACACTACCTCGACCCCAAGCTCGCGGTTACGCCGGTAGTACTCAGCCAAATAGCCGGCCTCGTCATGGCAGTTCGGGCACCAACTCCCCGCCAAGGTCACCAGCACCACCTTGTCCGCGAAGCGCGGGTCATCCAGGGAGACCGGCTGACCGTCTTGGTCCGGGAACTCGAAGGCGAAGCTGTCGTAGCCCGCCTTCAGAAAGGTGAGTGTTTGGGGGTCGGGCAGGGCTGCCTTCTCATCGCGCCGTGCGCGCCAGCGCTCATGCCAGCGGGTACCGGACCAAAAGTCGCCAACCAGCGTGCCGTCCTCCTGCATGCGGGCACGAAAGAGAAACGCATGGGCTCCGTCGAAGGTGGAGAGCGCCATGGTGTCGCCGTCGACGTTGCCCGCCAGGTATCGGTAATCCCCCGTGGGCGTCAGGAAGGTGCCGGTGAGCTCACCACCCGCCTGTGAAAACTCGCCGACAGCGGGAGAGAGCTTGCCCTCATCGTCAGTGAAGGTCACGGCCCAACGCCCGTGCAGATCCACCCGCGAGGGGTTGGTCACGCGAAAGCGATGCACGGCACCAGGGTAGGCCTCGAAGGGCATCACCTGAGTCTCGCCGCCACGCTTGATGAGCGTTAGATCACCCACCAGAGAGCCGTCGTCGCGCAGGGCCGCGTCGATGCGGTTGTTGAAAGCCGGGAACTCGAACAGCAGCTCGCCCGCCTCCTGCACCACGCGGCCCACGGGCACCCGTTCCTCCCCGTTCTCCACCGTCGCCGTCAGACCTGTGGCCGACTCGGCCAAGCGAAGGGTGAAGGGCAGCTCACCGCCTGGCAGCTGCACCGTCGCGCGCCAGGGCCCTAGCGCCGGTGGCAGCGCAGGAATGGCGGGGGCGGTGCTAGCCTGCGCAGCGTCTCCTTCTTCAGGCGGCGCACTGGCCGTGCCCTCTTCGGTGCACGAGGTGACCAGGCCACTGATCACCAGCGCACCGATGGCGAGCATAGCCTGGCGGGCGAGAACGACGCGGAACGGACGGACGCGGGTCAGAGGTGCACTCATGCTGGAAATACTCGGCCTTCGCTGATCGATGGATGAGAAACGGCTGGCGATAGTCTACCGACCGCCGGGCAGCGCGAAAATTCGCTCGTGTCAGCGATAGCCCTCGGCCTGGAGCAGGAACAGCTTCGCGTAGCGTCCGCCACGCGCGAGCAGATCGTCGTGGGTACCGCGTTCGACGATGCGCCCGTCATCGACCACCAGGATCTGCGAGGCGATCCGAACAGTGGAGAACCGGTGGGAGATCAGGATCACCATGCGCCCTTCCGAGAGGGTCTGGAAGTGCTCGAAGATGGAGGCCTCCGCCGCCGCGTCGATCGCAGCGGTGGGTTCGTCTAGAACCAGGATATCCGCATCGCGTCGCATAAAGGCCCGGGACAAGGCGATCTTCTGCCACTGGCCTATCGACAGTTCGCGACCCCCTGGGAACCAGCGCCCGAGCTGAGTCGCATAGCCCTCGTCCATCTTGTTGACGAACACGTCGGCCTGCCCGCGAGACGCTGCGTCGCGCCACCCCTGCTCGTCATCGAAGCGATTGACGTCACCCACCCCGATGTTCTCGCCCACGAGAAACTGATAGCGCACGAAGTCCTGAAAGATCACCCCGATCCTCTCCCGCAGGCGGTGAGGATCCCACTGGCGCAGATCTAGCCCATCGAGTTTGATGACCCCAGCGGATGGCTCGTAGAGACGCGTGAGCAGCTTGATCAGAGTGGTTTTGCCGGATCCATTCTCGCCGACGAGGGCCAGACTCTCGCCCGTGCGAAGGTGAAAGCTCACATGCTCCAATGCCGGCGTGGTGCCGCCCGGATAAGTGAAGCTCACCTCTTCGAAGCGCAAACCATCGCCGGGGCTCGGCCCCACAGTGGCTGTGCCCTCGAGGGCCGCGACCGGTTGCTCGAGATACTCGTAGAGGATGGAGAGGTAGAGGTTGTCCTCGTACATACCACCGATCGAGGAAAGGACGGCGGACACGGACGACTGACCCTGCTTGAACAGCAGCAGATACATGGTCATCTCACCCAGGCTGATGGCGCCGCGAACCGCGGCGAGGGCGGTCCAACCGTAGGCGCCGTAGAACGCACCGGTGCTGAGCAGCCCCAAGACGAAACCCCAGAAGTCACGGCGCACCGTGAGGGCTC
This DNA window, taken from Pseudomonadota bacterium, encodes the following:
- a CDS encoding fatty acid desaturase is translated as MEYLDGLLNLKFWGVTILTLTFLQMTIASVTLYLHRDQAHRGVDLHPIVRHVMRFWLWLSTGMVTAEWVGVHRKHHAHCETEDDPHSPQVHGLKKVLFEGVELYRNAAKDAESVAKFSRGTPDDWIERNLYSRWRFAGPTCMALIDLALFGVAGITVFGLQMLMIPFFAAGVINGVGHHTGYRNFECEDASTNVTPWGLWIGGEELHNNHHAFPSSARFSVRKWEFDIGWLWIQMLSAVGLAKVRRVFPKPVIAAMDEPVVDLETMRAIITNRMHVLRDYGKRVTLPVLATEAKQADDARWRQLLRRARKLMIRSPQLLDDPSRRELGDVLANSEQLQKVHEFRERLRQMWSGVHPHERLVDMMREWCAEAEASGIRALEEFSTRLRRYRMQAA
- the mutM gene encoding bifunctional DNA-formamidopyrimidine glycosylase/DNA-(apurinic or apyrimidinic site) lyase; protein product: MPELPEVETTRRGIAPHVEGGTLQEVVVRESRLRWPVPPSLPAASAGQPLEGLERRAKYLIFRLPRGNLLLHLGMSGSVRVIERGKEPALKPHDHVDLCFDRATLRLNDPRRFGSLLWSPHPVSSHPLLAELGPEPLGDAFDGDYLFERSRGRRGAVKNFLMDGHVVVGVGNIYASESLFEAGISPTRPAGRISRARYVRLAQTVRKVLQRAIDSGGSTLRDFLRSDGSPGYFQLELAVYGREGEPCRTCGTEIRQRVIGQRASYYCLQCQR
- a CDS encoding DUF1294 domain-containing protein, giving the protein MSELHAAVQAHYLRAAFCAGFWLIALLGGSAWAVQHLYRPLPTLTPSAYLVWVLSGWLLAINLCTWQFWRLDKRLASDAGQVRVPEALLLLLCVAGGVAAALAAMRFLRHKSAKRSFQWRLLPIVLLWVGAVGAILWFSA
- a CDS encoding AMP-binding protein, which translates into the protein MSSAESPQDERIWLREYPAGVPADIEPQRYASVKAVIEESCKRYADKPAFSNMGYELTYRELDRASAAFGAWLQQGAGLSKGDRVAVMLPNLLQYPVVAYGILRAGMTVVNVNPMYTPRELKHQLSDSGASAIVILKNFARTLAGVQGDLPDLKCVVTTEIGDMLPWPRSALVNAVVRYVKKLIPPVQLAGAVALSSALKQGASTTLQDVALTHDDLAFLQYTGGTTGVAKGAMLSHGNMVSNLEQSSAWLSPLTSDGSDIVITALPLYHIFSLTANCLVFTKIGGKNVLITDPRDMAGFIAELRRHRFTAITGVNTLFNGLLHAEGFSSLDFGPLKITLGGGMAVQRAVAERWAEVTGKPLVEAYGLTETSPAACINPLTIDAYNGSIGVPISSTRVTVRDDDGNALPRGDVGEICIGGPQVMRGYWQRAEDTAKVMTDAGDLRTGDMGYVDERGYVFITDRKKDMILVSGFNVYPNEIEDVVVRHPAVLEAAAIGVPDAKSSEAVKLFVVCDEGQQLDKAAVIAHCREHLTNYKVPRHVEFREDLPKSNVGKILRRTLRDEELAAKAAPTEQAS
- a CDS encoding NUDIX domain-containing protein produces the protein MGGRKIRAFSAGVVPVRLSPEGPRVLLLRAYRHWDFPKGGVEAGESPLDAATREVEEETGITDLEFVWGHEFIDTGPYGPGKVSRYYAALTQEQHVVLGINPQLGRPEHHEFRWFSLDGAAERLTPRVLCVLQWTERFLSDSPLSPPRSAEST
- a CDS encoding TlpA disulfide reductase family protein; this encodes MSAPLTRVRPFRVVLARQAMLAIGALVISGLVTSCTEEGTASAPPEEGDAAQASTAPAIPALPPALGPWRATVQLPGGELPFTLRLAESATGLTATVENGEERVPVGRVVQEAGELLFEFPAFNNRIDAALRDDGSLVGDLTLIKRGGETQVMPFEAYPGAVHRFRVTNPSRVDLHGRWAVTFTDDEGKLSPAVGEFSQAGGELTGTFLTPTGDYRYLAGNVDGDTMALSTFDGAHAFLFRARMQEDGTLVGDFWSGTRWHERWRARRDEKAALPDPQTLTFLKAGYDSFAFEFPDQDGQPVSLDDPRFADKVVLVTLAGSWCPNCHDEAGYLAEYYRRNRELGVEVVCLMYEHFEDFDTAAAQVKRFREKFDIEYTTLVAGISDKTKAAQTLPMLNRVLAFPTTIFVDRAGEVRRIHTGFSGPGTGQHFVDWEREFLAFMSTLLSEAGSTASR
- a CDS encoding ABC transporter ATP-binding protein; protein product: MVEPARGIRQFLSVFRYSSRAVELVWSTNRRLTIAFALLTLVAGVLPAAVAWVGKLIVDAVVAAMAVHEATGETALDAILRYVAIEALLVALLAATQRGINVCRSLLRAMLGHRVNTMILEKALTLQLSHFEDSEFYDKMTRARREASTRPLGLVNKTFDVVQNGISLVSYAAILLQFSPWAVLIIAVAGVPAFLAETKFSGDAFRLFRWRSPDTRRQIYLETVLAREDSVKEVKLFQLGRQLLDRYRGIFDKLFERDRALTVRRDFWGFVLGLLSTGAFYGAYGWTALAAVRGAISLGEMTMYLLLFKQGQSSVSAVLSSIGGMYEDNLYLSILYEYLEQPVAALEGTATVGPSPGDGLRFEEVSFTYPGGTTPALEHVSFHLRTGESLALVGENGSGKTTLIKLLTRLYEPSAGVIKLDGLDLRQWDPHRLRERIGVIFQDFVRYQFLVGENIGVGDVNRFDDEQGWRDAASRGQADVFVNKMDEGYATQLGRWFPGGRELSIGQWQKIALSRAFMRRDADILVLDEPTAAIDAAAEASIFEHFQTLSEGRMVILISHRFSTVRIASQILVVDDGRIVERGTHDDLLARGGRYAKLFLLQAEGYR